The Methanobacterium sp. genome has a window encoding:
- a CDS encoding lasso RiPP family leader peptide-containing protein has product MEKKKYEKPELSLYGNIEEITKGPGGTQPEGSGFQS; this is encoded by the coding sequence ATGGAAAAGAAAAAATATGAAAAACCAGAACTAAGCTTATATGGCAATATAGAAGAAATAACAAAAGGACCTGGTGGAACACAACCAGAAGGTTCAGGATTTCAATCATAG